From the Planctomycetota bacterium genome, the window CTTTTAAGGGGCTTAAGGCATCCAGCTTTCCGGCAAGTTCCTCCATAATCTTTTTGGTATTATCAACAGAGTATTTGGCGGCTTTGCCCAGTCTGGGGAAAAGCTCATCCAATCTCTGCCGGTATTGTTCCAGTTCGTCAAATGGTTTTCTAAAAGCATAACCATCTCGCAATGAATCCAACTTCAATCGCGCCATTTCCGTCCGGCTGCGCAAGGCCTTAACCAAATTACCTGATAAATCCTGAAGTTCATTTAAGACGTCGCTCTTAACCGGAACGGCCAGCTCAGCCGCTTCAGAAGGAGTGGAAGCACGTTTATCCGCTACCAAATCCGCGATTGTTATATCAATCTCATGGCCGACTGCGGAAATAACCGGGATAACGGATTGATAAATCGCGCGCGCTACGGATTCCGAATTAAAGACGGCTAAATCCTCCGTGCTGCCGCCACCCCGGGCTAAAATAAGGACATCCGGAATACCGGATTCATTCATTTCACTAAAGGCATTGACAATTTCCGGCTCGGCCTCTTTTCCCTGAACCTTTACCGGATAAATCAAGACTTTCATTTCCGGAAAGCGCCGTTTAATGATATTCAGCATATCCTGTATCGCCGCGCCGCGCGGGGAAGTGATTATGCCTATGGTATCCGGAAGGAACGGAATCGCCCTTTTTCGCGCTGCATCAAAAAGCTCCTCCTTTTGCAACTTCTCTTTTAACTGGCGCAAGGCTAATTCCTGGCTGCCGATTCCCTTGGGCTCCAGTTTATCCGCCACTATCTGGTATTCACCGCCCTTGTCATA encodes:
- a CDS encoding exodeoxyribonuclease VII large subunit — encoded protein: MKENKDNQENILGLFPSKRKVLSVSELTRQIKISLEKSVGYVWICGELSNLRVPISGHHYFSLKDASAQIKCVLWKSTADTLKFKLNDGMEIIIFGRVTVYDKGGEYQIVADKLEPKGIGSQELALRQLKEKLQKEELFDAARKRAIPFLPDTIGIITSPRGAAIQDMLNIIKRRFPEMKVLIYPVKVQGKEAEPEIVNAFSEMNESGIPDVLILARGGGSTEDLAVFNSESVARAIYQSVIPVISAVGHEIDITIADLVADKRASTPSEAAELAVPVKSDVLNELQDLSGNLVKALRSRTEMARLKLDSLRDGYAFRKPFDELEQYRQRLDELFPRLGKAAKYSVDNTKKIMEELAGKLDALSPLKVLGRGYSVTMKAETKEVVASIKQIKRKDILTTKLSDGEFKSRVEEII